In the genome of Chiroxiphia lanceolata isolate bChiLan1 chromosome 5, bChiLan1.pri, whole genome shotgun sequence, the window GTAAAAATAAAGGCAACAGCTATTTACAGAACCAACAGGGAGAGTACCGAAACGCCTCTAGACTTCTTCACTTCTTCTTGGGTGATTTCCGGGCGCTGGACTTGGCTCTGGGTTTCGACCGCTTTGCCTTCTTGGGTTTGGACACCTTCAGCGACTTGGCCTTAACAGTCTTTGGCTTCTTGGCTTTCTTCGGGCTGGACCTCGACTTCTTCCTGGCTTTCCTGGCGGCAGATTTGGGCTTCTTTGCCGGTGACTTGGCTTTCCTGGACCTAGCTCTTTTCCGAGGTGAAGTGGATCTCCTGGCagccttcttcctcttcttggCTGGGGACTTCTTCGCCTTGCTGGCCTTGGCCAGGCGGAAA includes:
- the LOC116787642 gene encoding histone H5; the encoded protein is MSDSPIPAPAPAAKPKRARSARRPAAHPTYTDMITAAIRADKSRGGSSRQSIQKYVKSHYKVGQNADVQIRLAIKRLLTAGVLKQAKGVGASGSFRLAKASKAKKSPAKKRKKAARRSTSPRKRARSRKAKSPAKKPKSAARKARKKSRSSPKKAKKPKTVKAKSLKVSKPKKAKRSKPRAKSSARKSPKKK